The Planctomycetia bacterium genome segment GGGAGGCGAGGCGGGGAGGGGCTAACTGGCGGCACGCCCATACTAACCCGCTGAAACGGCGAGGGGGAGTGGATTTCATGTTCCCTGGGGCAAGTCGAAAAACCCTCCCAACGGTGGTCCCATTCGTGATATGATCGTTAGCTCGTGGCTCAACGACGCTTCGCTGGGAGGGACTGACATGTCTCCGTACCGTGTGCTTCGCATCACCTCCATCGTGGCGGTTGCGCTGATTCCTGTCTCGCTCCGCGCGGAAGACAAGCCTGCGGCCATTCGCGGTGAGAGCTCCGCCGCCCCCGCCTCGCGTGAAATCTTCGCGAAGCCGGACGTAACCGGCGGCAGCGGGCATCGCATCCTGGTCGGCGACGGCGACGTGCGATTGCCGCTGGTTGTCGTGCGCGGCACGCCTTACGCGATGGGCTGGCACTTGGGCCGGCAGATGAAAGCGGAGATTCACCAATTCGTGCCCGCCGCCTTGGCCGGCATCACTAAGGAACTCGGCGTCACCGAAGCTCAACTCACTGAAGTCTGGGCGCGCTCTGCGGCGTATGCCGATGATCGCGTCGAGCAAGAATTGGCCGGCCTGGCCGACGGCGCCGAACTGCCGTTGTCGACACTGCAGGCCGTGCATGCGGTACCGTTGTTGATGCCTTACTCGTGCAGCAGCATCGCCGCTTGGGGCGCCGCGACAGAAGACGGTCATCTCTATCAGACGCGCAATCTCGATTGGAGCCTGGAAGTCGGCGCGCATGAGTTTCCGGCCATGGTGCTGTACATTCCCGACGGTGGCATCCCGCACATCGTGCCGTCCTTCGCGGGCGTGATCGGCGCGCACACCGGCATGAACGCCAAAGGCATCGTCCTTTCCGAAATGGGCGATTCCTCCGCCAAGGAATCGCCGTACGACGTGCATGCTCCGCACTTCGCCATCTTCTTCCGCACGCTGCTCTACGATGGTGACTCGCTCAGTCGCACGCTCGACATTTTTCAAAACCAGCAGCCGACCAAGCGCTATCACTTCGTCTTCGGCGATGGGCAGAACGAACACCGCGCCGTGAAGGTGCGGGCACATTCGCCGGAGGGTGAAGGCAAATGGCTGTCGATCTGGAAGGACAACGATCCCACGGATGAGATCGCCCCGGAAGTGATGTCGTGCGTCGTCTACAACGACGAAGGGCGCGGGGCGTTTCCCACGCTCAAGGCCGAGCATGGCAAACTCAATGGCGAGAAGTTAGTCGCGCTCGCCAACCAGATTCCCATCAAGGGGGGCAACGTGGAGAACGTGATCTACGACGCCACGGCCCTGCGGATGTGGGTCTCATACGCCCACGGCGACCAGGAGGCCTACCAGCGTCCGTACGTGTACGTCGATTTGAAAACCATCGACGCCAACGCCGACGGCCGCCCGGATTTGGAATAACGCGCGAGGAAGCGATACACGAGCCCGACGCGCCAGCGCGGGTGAGTAACCGTGGAACTGAGCACGGCGTTTACTCAGGTCCCAACCTCCGCTCCCCCTCGCTGGCGCGTCGGGCTAGTAACGACGGGCGCCTTTTTGGCGCTCTGAAACCTCCTGCGCCGGGGCTTGGTATAATCGCGCGACGGAGGACTGGCTGCCAAGCGGCGGACGGGGCTCTGTAGCGGTCCGGTGTCTTTTTTTCGCGGGAGGCGCGACGTATGTCGTTCCAGCTGTTTCACGTGCGCTCATTCGCACTGGTCCTCGGACTGCTGGTCGCTGTCGGCGCCCGATTCGCTGCCGCCGAAAGCGAGCTCGTCGCGGCTTTTCCTGCCGGAGCGGTCGTTTACGGCGAATTGAGCGATGCCGGCGCCGTCGCGGAGCGTCTGCACGGTTCCGCGTATTGGTCGACGCTCGTGGACAGCCCGCAATGGAAGCAGGCCCAGGG includes the following:
- a CDS encoding C45 family autoproteolytic acyltransferase/hydrolase, translated to MSPYRVLRITSIVAVALIPVSLRAEDKPAAIRGESSAAPASREIFAKPDVTGGSGHRILVGDGDVRLPLVVVRGTPYAMGWHLGRQMKAEIHQFVPAALAGITKELGVTEAQLTEVWARSAAYADDRVEQELAGLADGAELPLSTLQAVHAVPLLMPYSCSSIAAWGAATEDGHLYQTRNLDWSLEVGAHEFPAMVLYIPDGGIPHIVPSFAGVIGAHTGMNAKGIVLSEMGDSSAKESPYDVHAPHFAIFFRTLLYDGDSLSRTLDIFQNQQPTKRYHFVFGDGQNEHRAVKVRAHSPEGEGKWLSIWKDNDPTDEIAPEVMSCVVYNDEGRGAFPTLKAEHGKLNGEKLVALANQIPIKGGNVENVIYDATALRMWVSYAHGDQEAYQRPYVYVDLKTIDANADGRPDLE